From a single Desulfonatronum thioautotrophicum genomic region:
- a CDS encoding TatD family hydrolase: MSSKKNISMPETFGLPTVGVETHAHLDFPEFAEDLDQVVARAQAAGVVWFGNVFLSPSAYRLHHRRLAAIPGMFFTLGIHPHEAATLTTEMLADMAALFQDDPGLRAFGEIGLDFYWDRSPRDAQVRAFQDQLALARDLDLPVVVHSREAEPETLAILRNMGFAGRPLLWHCFGQGRDLAEAVLTNGWHISIPGPVTFPKSSALRQAVPHIPLSRMVLETDCPFLTPHPFRGKRNEPAYLCYTAQAVAELRNQSIHEVWSACGATARAFFQLAT; encoded by the coding sequence GTGTCATCCAAAAAAAATATCTCTATGCCGGAAACATTCGGCTTGCCCACAGTGGGCGTGGAGACGCATGCCCATTTGGACTTTCCGGAATTCGCCGAAGACCTGGACCAGGTCGTGGCCCGGGCCCAGGCGGCCGGGGTTGTCTGGTTCGGCAATGTCTTTCTCTCGCCGTCGGCCTATCGGTTGCACCACAGGCGATTGGCGGCCATTCCGGGCATGTTTTTCACCCTGGGCATCCATCCCCACGAAGCGGCCACGCTGACAACGGAGATGTTGGCGGACATGGCCGCACTGTTTCAAGATGACCCTGGGCTGCGTGCTTTTGGCGAGATCGGGCTTGACTTCTATTGGGACCGCAGTCCCAGGGACGCCCAAGTTCGGGCGTTTCAGGATCAACTGGCTCTGGCCAGGGATCTGGATCTGCCGGTGGTCGTGCACAGCCGTGAAGCCGAGCCGGAAACTCTGGCCATCTTGCGGAACATGGGCTTCGCCGGCCGTCCCCTGCTCTGGCACTGTTTTGGTCAAGGTCGAGATCTGGCCGAAGCGGTTTTGACCAACGGCTGGCACATTTCCATTCCAGGTCCGGTGACCTTTCCCAAAAGCAGCGCCCTGCGTCAGGCCGTGCCCCATATTCCATTGTCCCGGATGGTTTTGGAAACCGACTGTCCCTTCCTGACACCGCACCCTTTCCGGGGCAAGCGCAATGAACCGGCCTATCTCTGCTACACGGCCCAGGCCGTTGCCGAACTGCGCAACCAATCCATTCACGAAGTCTGGTCGGCCTGCGGGGCAACGGCCCGCGCGTTTTTTCAACTGGCTACGTGA